In the Clarias gariepinus isolate MV-2021 ecotype Netherlands chromosome 10, CGAR_prim_01v2, whole genome shotgun sequence genome, AGAAAAGGAATTGATTAATTAGGTAAATTAATGCATCTATTTTATTGAgttaataaatcattattataaaGCTGTAGCAGGAGAAATGtggacaaatatttttttaaggtataagatgaatatataaaaaaatgaattagagtcattaaaccttggattgcagacaaactatacagtatattaaatccttATTACTTACATAAAGTGCAGAAGATacagaagaaaacaaagaaaccaGCCATCTCAGGTACTCACATGTAACAGAATGTATATGATCCAAGGTTTGCATTTATAATACAGGCAGTCTTTACTGAGCATGCTCCAAAATGAAACATGTGATTGGTTGTAGGGGTCACATGTCttttaggggggaaaaatgtGAGGCCCAGTGCAATATTCTCATCCACCCACATCTCACCTACTTTTTCTCACCGTACATTCTCAATTTTACTTCTGTAGTGTggttaatacaaaatattatgaTGTCACTGTTTTACAGGAAAAAAGTATTCTATAGATATAATCATTAGAATGCAGTTAACTGAAGTATGTTACTAAATGTGCAGATGAGAATCTACAATATTTGCACTAAAGGACagagctgttaaaaaaaaaaaaaaaaaagatgatttttaCCAATTATAGGACAACTCTAATATAGAGACGATGAGGGTAATGATCCCTTTAACCCAGATGTTCTCAACTTTTTGGAACCAAAACTGGGGATATTCAGGTATCATGCTCAACCAAAATGACGGCAGAGAGGCAGAGCTGTATAAGTCTCACAGTCTCGTGTCGCACTGGAAGGTCTTCCCTGGGATCTTTGATCCAAGCAAATGAACTGAAATTCTCAGCAGAATAATGGCCGAATTGTTGTTTTAGTCTCTCTACATGCTGAGCGACTGTATCAATCAAAGGACAGATACAGTATTTATCCCTGTCTCTTGCACACAGTCAGCGAAGTTGGGAAACATGTCAACATTTTTATGAATCAAACGATTACGCCAAAGATCCAGTTTGCCAACAAATGCACTGACTTTTTCTGAAAAAAGCAAGATGTTGGCATCTCTCCCTTGCATAGATGTGATCAGCGAATTCGGCCTATCGAAAATGTCTACAAGGTATGACAACTGCGCTAACCAAAGAGGGTCATCCAGCAAGGTCGGACTTACATTTACAAGAAATGTCTTCACTTCGGGACGTAATTCGTAGAGGCGATGTAAAACCTGACCTCTGGAGAGCCAGCGAACCTCAGTATAAAAAAGGAGCTGCTCATGTTCAGCTCCCAATTTCCCAAAAGGaaaacgagtgtgtgtttaatgtgcgTGCTTTAATGAAATTGACAATTTGCACTGCCTGATTAAAAACTGTCTCAAGACACTCAGGCATTTTCTTTGATGCGAGAGATTCATAATAAATCATACAGTGGGTCCACTTGGCTAATGGAGCTAAATTCTGGACACGAGTGACAAGGCTGCTACAATAATCCTCCCAGCCATTAAGCGAGCCCAGTTCGTGCAAATGCCAACACATTTATCCCATGACATGCTTGCATCTCATAAATATTTATCCAGAACTTCAAACAATGCCTCGCCGGTTGTGTGCTCTGGAAGGGGGCAACAGAAAAGAATGTCCTCCCAAATATTAGCATTTTTTACATATCTGACATAGGTAAGCAACTGTGCTAGCCCTGCAACATCAGTTGTATCATCAAGCTGTAGGGCATAGTACTGGCTTTGCATGATGTTAACTAGCAATTGCTCTTTAACGTCACTTGCCATGTCAGATATGCGGCGGCTAACGTTTCTCCAAACATAATCTGACAGAAGATATCTTTGGCAGCAGGTAAGATTAGCCTCTCCGCGATTGTGTGAGGTTTTCCTAATTTAGCCACACGTTAAGAGATGTAGTATGATGCTTCTAGACACCTGTTGAACACTGATGTCTGTTTGCTGAGGTTGCGTTTCTGCTGTTCAAGGCCaaataactttaattaaaaaaaatctaaaggttTGTCTTTAAGTGTTGGATGTTTAGTTTCTAAATAGCGCTTCAGCTTGCATGGCTTCATTCTAACATTTGCCAGCAGATCTGTGCAAATGCCACACTGGGGCAGCGGTTCAACATCTGTCTCAGCCACCGTAAAGCCAAGCTGAAGATAGCTAATGTCATACTTTCGTATTTTACACTTCTTAGCAGTAGGAGCTGACGACGCATTGTCACAACTCCTTTTCGTACGTGTAATGAATTTATCCAAGCTGAGAATGTTTTCTTCCAAATCAAGCAgggtttttccatttttccataTGTATTCTAcatgcaataaaatgaaatgcaataaaatacacCCAGTGCCCAAATAATGCATTGTCTCTGTTATTTCTTGAAAACAATTTGCACCCCCCTTCCGATCTTATAAacgctgtatcgctgccatATCTGTTGCTTTCTGGACGCCACCCATTTATGCGATCTTAGCCATTTAgagccaaattgtttgccatctgttcaatattaaaagtgattgccaattttaatacattagttacattatgaaataggctaattaaaagtcactctattagttctgatataaaattaaattaaactcttaaacaggcctacagtatattccatcattaatacgactttgataacgtgccataatgtgcttgcatacaccactgatgtacagtataccgCTGATCTTCATTATATAATGTTAGGCAAGAACCACTGCTgccatttaaaacattaatctgTATATTTTGCAGTGTTCAGGACAGAAGGTTTTCTACATTAATAATATCCATATTAATGTTTCCAATTCACTGCCTTAGATTGGCTAAATTTGTTCCTTCATAATAATTATGTtccttcataataataataaaataataataataataataataataataataataatacagttaaCTAATGACTAACtaacttatttattatatatatatatttttaacaatatactTAATGTGTTTATTCATGTTAAATTACTTCTGTGAAGTTGACAGTTAAACATCATTCATTCAGGTTTCAATAATGTGTTTAACAATATTTACCCCAACATTTTTTTGCCTTATGCAGGACTTTTTATTGGCCTGACAGTAAATACATTggcaataatttattttctattttcaacattctaaacattatttttgATATTACCAAGATAGAAACCCATGCAGTTGTTGTAATATCTATGTGTTTGACAAGGACTGTGTACATGAACGGTTAAAATAAGCTACAgacttaattaatattaaaactacATAACAAAGGTCAGTCTTAAAAAATCAGGGCAGAACAAATTACCAAAAGTGAATGCCatccatgatagaaaggcaccagaacacccactGCACCAAATACGTCCAATGGATACAGAGGCTCCACCCtcaaacccacagcacccaaagggtCTGCTGCGAACCTCCTGGTGCCAGTCCCCAAAGCACACCCCCAGAGACCCTGAGGTTTTCAAAGATCTCCTGAGGGCACAGGGGGAACCCAAATCTTaggtggttataatgttaatgttttactgTTAAGGCTGATATTTGTATTTTAGTCAAATACACTCTTTAGACATACAGTCAATTCGGTTCTACTATTTAGGTAAAACATAAATTAGCATacaaacacattatatactgtatcatgtgTACCATGTGCACTTTTCACCTCTGACTTCTCTTGGCCTGACTTACTGTTCAAACATACGTGGGTGGAGTGGAAATTTAAAATGATCATGTGACTTGTAGCAGCTAACGAGATGAAAGTCTCCAATACACAATACTCATTCTCTAAATTCTTTTAAACACCTCCACCCAAGTATCATGACATTTATGAGGATGGCTCCACTTTGGACTCTTATTTTATCTCTCACCTTAAGTAagtatttttttgctttacctAAAAAAGTCATCCAAACTTAATTTTCTGCATTGGACGTGACATGAATTGATTTTCTAGTTCCAGGCCATGCTGTGAATTTTCACGGATCATCATTTGTCTCGGTGAAGTCTGGAGAACGTGTGACTCTGAACTGCACATTTCGTGATGAACACAATAAAGACCTTCTTGTTTGGTACAAGCAACAGTTTGGAGAGATGCCTGTGGAAGTGGGAAAAATGATAGCACATAAAGATACTGAAATGTCACTCGAGTTTAGATCTGGATTTAAAATAGAGAACATCATGAATGGTATTTCTTTATCaattctacaaacaaaaaaatctgacgAAGGACTGTATTTCTGTGGAATTTCTTTCTGGAGCAAAGTTGAATTTTCTAATGGAACATTTGTAGCTGTGACAGGTAAATCCCTGACATACAcagatatttatacatttatatcatTAGAGTGTTCAAAATTCTCTTTACAAGCTTCATCCAATATACAagagcaaaaaagtattttaaaaaagaagaaatcagCCAGcatgtgaataaaaacaaaaaatctttagtgaattttcaatttttttttttcttcattatatAACATTAAGCAAGAACCACTGCAGCTATTGAAAACATTGTTCTGAATATTTTGCCGTGTTCAGAACAGCACAGGCTTTTGAAGCTTTGTGCATATTAAAGTTCCTCAATGTATTTCCTAaaggtggaaaaagaaaagttgtAGTATATGTGTccccaattttttatttatttatttatttattattattattattattattattattattattattaaaagtgctaAAGATATTTTggatacattatttattaatttatttatacaaaaaagttTTACTGTTAAATGGTTTGACATTCaatgcaaaatgtttatttattcttagACTTTTGATTCCTAGCAGGAGTAGCAGGAGTTTTAGAAGTAGTTACCATTTATTCCCAGATATACTTTACACTGCCTATATTGCGAATGCTTTTCCCCCTGGTAAAGCACTGTAAGCTCTAGTTACTGTTAGATTCCAGTGTAATTTATTAAGTAACTGCTCAGTGTTTAGTAAAGAAAAATGTTAGATCAGTGTATTAGTAAATGCAAACAAACTTTACACTCTTTATATTATACCCACTAGATGACAGCACTGTAAAAGTCTCAGTATCACAGAGCAGTGTGTTGGACTCGGTTCCTGCAGGAGCGTCAGTGACTCTGCAGTGCTCGGTTCTCTCTGAGAGCAGAGCAGCAGAACTCCAAgtgctctggttcagagctGCTCCACCACAATCCCATCCTCAAAtcatttacactcatcacaacagcagccatcagtgtgagagcagctcttctacacacacctgtgtgtacAACTTCTCCAAGAACATCCTCAGCCTCAATGATACTGGGACTTACTACTGCGCTGTGGCCACGTGTGGGAAGATCGTTATTGGGAACGGGACACGAGTACAACTGGGTAAGAATGAATTTTCTCACcaacattttaataaactttgCACAGacctgtttgcttgtttttttgttgtaagtaCTGAAACAGTTGTGTT is a window encoding:
- the LOC128531430 gene encoding uncharacterized protein LOC128531430, producing MTFMRMAPLWTLILSLTLIPGHAVNFHGSSFVSVKSGERVTLNCTFRDEHNKDLLVWYKQQFGEMPVEVGKMIAHKDTEMSLEFRSGFKIENIMNGISLSILQTKKSDEGLYFCGISFWSKVEFSNGTFVAVTDDSTVKVSVSQSSVLDSVPAGASVTLQCSVLSESRAAELQVLWFRAAPPQSHPQIIYTHHNSSHQCESSSSTHTCVYNFSKNILSLNDTGTYYCAVATCGKIVIGNGTRVQLADRQRDRPDPVVICLVVVLAVCVVVNFTQAVLYCKKLNSVKRPHGSLIGTPHIQDQNAVDLNYAALSFNEMKTKSGRTNRGQPHHSVYSEVIFTPDT